The sequence below is a genomic window from Brevibacillus agri.
CGCGACCAGATGTTCGACACGATCCTTTTCCTGCCGTACCAGAACATGCCTGTCACCAAAGACGGCTGGCGCGGCTACATGAATGACTTGTTCGGTACTGGCAAGCAGCTCGATGCGTTGAACCAGGCGATGCGGGAGTACAATCGCCTGCGCGGTACGCTGTACACGACGCCGACCCAGGAAAATGTCGTGCTGGCCTTGCCGTATCCAAACGCTGCTCAAACCAACTTCGGCCAGATTGCGGACAACAAGCCGTCCTTGTCGTTCAATCCTGCGGGAATCGGGGAGGAACAGGCTTACCTGAACCGCAAGGCGGCGCTGGAATGGTACTTCCAGGAGCTGCAAAAGCGCTGGAACAAGGAAGGGTACGCCTATCTGAAGCTGGAAGGCATCTACTGGTTCCACGAGCTGATCGAGGACAGCGCCCCGAAAGAGCGCACCCTCATTCGCGACATGGCCAGCATGGTGCATAACGAAGCGCTGCGTTTTTACTGGATTCCTTACTACGGGGCGCCGGGCGTGGCCGAGTGGAAGTCGTTGTCCTTCGATTACGCGTTCCTGCAGCCTAACTACTACAGCGACAAGCCTGTGCAGCTCGACCGGATCGAAGGCGTGCTGGACGTCGTCAGCAAGTACGGGATGGGCGTAGAGATCGAAGGGGACGAGCGGATGTACCGCGATCCGAAGTTCTACCAGACTTACTACAACCAGCTCGTAGCTGCCCACAAGCTGGGGATGGACAAAAACAACATCCACGCTTACTACTACGGCTCCAAGACGCTGATCGAGTCGGCGAACAGCAAGGACCCGGTCATGCGCGCCATTTACGACGATACGTACAAATGGATGCGCGGACGTTTTGACCGGGAAGAATATTTTGAGGCGACCGAGCTGCCTTAGGGCGTGAAAAAAAGAGTCTGTTTCCCCGCGTGTGGTGGGAGACAGACTCTTTTTTGGTGCGTGGGCGGATTAGAGGTCAGGGCGGACTTCGCTCGTGTAGCATCGGACAGAGTCAGGCCCCTTCAAGCTTGCTTGCAGCAGCAGCGCTGTTCGCTACACGGGAGAAGACGGCATTTTTCCGAGCGTCTGCCCACGGATCGCTACCAGATCGCGCAAGATCGCCGCTCGCATCGAAACGAGCCGCGGACACGGGTGATAGTAGTCTTGGCCGTTGGAGCATTTTTTGCCGAAAACAGGGACACCGGACAAGGCAATTTGCTTTTTCCACAAGCTTTTCAGCGCAGAAAAGTGCCGCCATGACCTTCGTTGCAAGCACCTTTTATTACGTACAGGCTGCCACTCGTCCCTGACCTGTGCCTAGTCTGCCTGTTTGGCCGGGATCATGCGGAACAAGACGATATACAGATAGGCGCTGAGCAAGGTAATCCCGAGAATCACGCTGAACACTCCCAGCGGAGAGAGCCATTGGGACAGCCCGATCGTCAGCGGGGCAATGAAGCGTCCGATGGAAAACTGCAGCGAAGAAGCCCCCATATACTGCCCGCGCGCGTCTTCTGGCGAGTATTTGCTGATGAAGCTTTGCGCGACCGGCGTGCGGATCAGCTCGCCCAAGGTCAGTACGCCCATACAGGCGAACAGCAGCCAAATATTTGTGGTAAAGGCCATGAAAAACATGCCGAATCCGTACAGGACAGACGAAATCACGAGGCTGTTGCGGTCGTTCCAGCTTTCAAACCAGCGCGTGACAGGCAGGGTGAACAGGACGACGAGCAGGCCGTTTAGTCCCATCAGCCAGCCGAATGCGCTCGTGCCCCCCACAGACAGCTTCCAGTCGCCCCAGGACAGCAGCGTCTGGTCAAAGACGTGCTCTTTGATGTACAAAGCCATGTACATATCGAGCTGCATGAAGGCGAAAGCGATCAGGATGCCCGCGACGATGTAGAGGGCGAAAGCCTTGTCGCGGAAAATAATCGCGTAGCTTTTGAATTGCTGGGTCAGGGAAAAACGTTCCTTGGCCTTTTCCTGGCGAATGTGATCGGGCAGCGTCTCTTTTATCAGGAAAAAGAGGGCGAGCGCAAACAAAAACTCGATGATTGTACAGACGAGCAACAGCTCTGAGCGGTAGTGGACGAAAAAGAACGAGCCGAGAACAGGGCCAGCCACGACCCCGATGTTCATCGCGGTGTAAAACGTGGCGAAGACGATCCGGCGGTCTTCCTCCGTCGTCAGGTCGGCGACCATGGCAGAGCTGGCAGGCCAGTAAAGCGCCCCGCCAATCCCGATCCCGATAAACGCGATATAGTCAATCCACGGCGATGGGGAGAAAGCAAACAGGGCAAACATCGCCGTCGACGTACAGAGCGAGAGCAGCATCGTAAATCGCCGCCCTACCCGGTCAGCCAAATAGCCCCCGAACAGATTGAACAGCATGCCGAGCAGCGGCGGCACCATCAGGAGCAGCCCGGCTACGTCCTTGCCGAACGTATCGCTGAAGTAAAGCGCCATAAACGGAAAGTACATCCAGAAAAAAGTATGGGTAATCAGTTCGCCAAAAAGACGCACCTTTAAGTTCAAATCCCACGAACGCCATTGCATGACACAAATTCCTCCATTTCTTTTTACGTTCAAATAATCAGCAGGTGCCGTGACCGCGCTTTTTTCCGAAAGAGGACAAGGCGGCTGCTCTTTTTGGGCCAAACATCTCGATGCACGGCTCTTCGCGGGTTTTTCCACAACAAAAAGCGCAAACGGCTGGAGAGACAATGCTCTTTTCCGCTTGCGCTTGATCGGACGATACAAGGGTGGCAGGAAAATCCGAAAAATCGGGGAGCAAAGAAGGCTTTGTGCCCACGAAAAAAGGGTACAAAAAGCCAACTGCTCACACCGCGTATCGGCACCCACCAGTCATATCGGGAAAAAGACGGAAGCGGTTCAGGCATCCTGCAGTATCAAACGATAGATAGGGTTGGTAAGAGGCGGGGCCTCTCAGCAAAAGGCCCTACCTAAGCAGTGATAACTACAGAAAACACCATGAACTCAGCACTCCCGTCTTTCAAAATATTTGAACAGGTAAACTCTTGTTGATTAGAATACTCTACGGAAATGATTTTAGGCAAGAGAAATTTTCGCTTTTTTTGGAATTGTACCAAGCGCTGTCAGCTTCCGCCCCGTTGCGCGCTCGCAGGTGGTATGATAGTCAGGACGAGGCGGACAGAGTCGGAGCCTGATTGAAAAAGCGCCGCACATTCGGTAAAATATTTTTTATTAAGTTCATGATGAAAACGGGGGAGATTGAATGTTGGACACTCGAATTGTCAAGCTGGCAGAAAATCTGCTCAGTCATTCCGTGCGGTTGCAGGAAAAGGAAACGCTGTTGATTGAAGTGCGCGGGGAAGGCCACGCGCTGGCAAAAGAGCTGGTCAAGCAAGCGTACGCCAAGGGAGCCTATCCGTTTGTGCGGGTTCTGGACATGCAAATCCAGCGGGAGCTGATGATGGGAACAAGCGCAGAGCGGGCGACCCATCTGGCCAAGTGGGAAGAGCCGATGTTCAAGGATCTCGATACGTATATCGTTATCAACGGCCCGTCCAATGACAGCGAAATGTCAGATGTGCCGGTAGACCGTCGCCGCGCCCACCAGAGCGTGATGCAAGAGCTGAACGATTACCTCGTATCGAATGTGCGCTGGACGCTGCTCAACTACCCGACAACGGCGATGGCCCAGAGTGCCAACATGTCTACAGAGGCGTTCGAAGACTTTTACTTCGATGTCTGCTCCCTGGACTACAAAAAGATGCACGAGGCATTCCTCCCGTTGAAACAATTGATGGACCGCACAGACAAAGTGCGTCTGGTCGGGCCGGGAACCGACCTGCGCTTCTCGATCAAGGACATCCCGAACGTCATCTGCTCCGGACTGCGCAATATCCCGGACGGCGAAATCTTCACCGCACCTGTGCGCGATTCGGTGAACGGCAAGATTACGTTCAACACAGCGACCAGCTATATGGGCACCCGGTTTGAAAATGTCAGCCTGACGTTTGAAAACGGCAAAATCGTAGAAGCGACCGCCAACAACACCGAGAAGCTCAACCAAATTTTCGACACGGACGAAGGCGCGCGGTACATCGGCGAGTTTGCGATCGGCGTGCACCCGTACATTTTGCATCCGATGAACGACATCCTGTTCGACGAGAAGATTGCGGGCAGCTTCCACTTCACGCCAGGCCGCGCGTATGAAAACGCGGACAACGGCAACCGCAGCCAGATCCACTGGGACATGGTGAATATCCAGCGCCCTGAGTACGGCGGCGGCGAAATCTGGTTTGACGACGTCCTGATTCGCAAGGACGGCCTGTTTGTCCTGCCTGAGCTGCAAGGGCTGAACCCGGAAAACCTGAAAGGGTAACCACGAGAAAAACAAGCCATCATGCTACGAGCATGGTGGTTTTTTTGGCAACGATAGTTTCCGCCAAAGGCTTGGCGCAGCCGAGATTGCTGTGGCCTGCAGGCAGCTTGCGGGAGCGCGGGCAATTTGGGAGGCGGGCATGTCAGGCGTCCTTTTGCT
It includes:
- a CDS encoding MDR family MFS transporter — protein: MQWRSWDLNLKVRLFGELITHTFFWMYFPFMALYFSDTFGKDVAGLLLMVPPLLGMLFNLFGGYLADRVGRRFTMLLSLCTSTAMFALFAFSPSPWIDYIAFIGIGIGGALYWPASSAMVADLTTEEDRRIVFATFYTAMNIGVVAGPVLGSFFFVHYRSELLLVCTIIEFLFALALFFLIKETLPDHIRQEKAKERFSLTQQFKSYAIIFRDKAFALYIVAGILIAFAFMQLDMYMALYIKEHVFDQTLLSWGDWKLSVGGTSAFGWLMGLNGLLVVLFTLPVTRWFESWNDRNSLVISSVLYGFGMFFMAFTTNIWLLFACMGVLTLGELIRTPVAQSFISKYSPEDARGQYMGASSLQFSIGRFIAPLTIGLSQWLSPLGVFSVILGITLLSAYLYIVLFRMIPAKQAD
- a CDS encoding aminopeptidase — its product is MLDTRIVKLAENLLSHSVRLQEKETLLIEVRGEGHALAKELVKQAYAKGAYPFVRVLDMQIQRELMMGTSAERATHLAKWEEPMFKDLDTYIVINGPSNDSEMSDVPVDRRRAHQSVMQELNDYLVSNVRWTLLNYPTTAMAQSANMSTEAFEDFYFDVCSLDYKKMHEAFLPLKQLMDRTDKVRLVGPGTDLRFSIKDIPNVICSGLRNIPDGEIFTAPVRDSVNGKITFNTATSYMGTRFENVSLTFENGKIVEATANNTEKLNQIFDTDEGARYIGEFAIGVHPYILHPMNDILFDEKIAGSFHFTPGRAYENADNGNRSQIHWDMVNIQRPEYGGGEIWFDDVLIRKDGLFVLPELQGLNPENLKG